tttaacactttaacagcaCTGAGGTTTTTTTCTGGTAATTCTTGAAAGTGCAAAGTAATTAGATATCAGTTCTATAGACACAGATTTGGATGTCTGTTCTGGATTGGGAAAATTCGAGCTTCTTAGCAGATGCTGATTTTCCTTTGACATTTTCTGGTATTTCCTGGAGTCCATGATACCATGTGTCCTAGCGAGGAACCAGaaggtgtccaatcttatccaaaACTCcagttttcattccaaccatacagaagccacacctcacAGTATTTTGATTTAAAGTGTGGAATCAGATGTGGCTCTTGCTTGATTGGGAGGAAAGCAAGCACCCACACCAACCCTTTGTGGATGAGATTGGACAACTCTTTACCACACACAcctatgatttatttattgacaaaTATGACCATAGAACCCAGTTCCACTTCCTTTACAACATGAAAGAAAATGCTTTCCTCTAATGTGCCATCCAAATATGTTTTGTTCTGCAAATCCTGATCCAAGTTCTaacagtgaatgtgtgtattttcagGTATGTATCTACGGTAGGTAGCATGTAGCTACATGTATGTAGCTTACTGCCATTTGCACAACTCATTGCATAAATTTTGGCCTGTGTAATCATTTCGTTATGAATTGAACCAATACCAGTACTAGTAATTGTTTCAGAACACTCCAGTGTACTTACAAAAGCTATTTCGTTTATTTGAGagttatttcatttattttgttacgTCTGCCAGTCTAGAtgtgattatataaatattatttatttaaaaatgtacttcAAGATATTGTTGCTAAAGCTGGTGCTACATTATTTAGACCctgatgaataaaaacagaattgaCGGAGGGTGACTGTCCAAATGAAGTCCCGTTTCCatgatattatttaatttactaaatgtttttcattaaataaagacaGCCTGATTTTGCTTAttgtatgtttgtctgttttattacAAAGCTTTGACATTTCTCTTATTCTTTGTTAACAGGGGAACAACGATCTCAGGGATGGTGTTTGGAATACTCTTTTTGGTAATAATTGtaggaattatttttatttgccttTGCATGTGCTTGAAGGGCACAAGTGAAGCGCGATTGGGCACCTTCAACGCTTTGTACATCAACAGGGTAACTCGGAGCTGTTCAGGTAATGAAGCATCTCACTTCACCGCAGTTTTGTGCAGAACCGAATGATTTTGTTACACATCTGCAATTTATATTGtcgtatttatttttgtctgtctttcaaACACAGTGGAACCACCTCCCTATAACCATGACTCTGGAATGCCTCCCTCAGATATTCAACCTCCTCCATATACCCCATCGCCCTCCAGAACAGCCAACCGCTCACCGCCTCCACCGtaccccaccaccaccataaCCTCTAATcagaaattacaaaaataaactttCATCATGCTTTGGCTCCAGAAGCTGGTTGGAAAGCCCTATTTATGGTTTTTAGGGCTGAACATACAAAAGTATCAAAAGTTGCCTCTGGTACAtcgtgaagaagaaaaaataaactgaacacTGCATTCTGTACGTTCAAATGACTTGGTTATATTAAAGAGGATGTGAATCATTCCCAGGGTTTGAACACACTTTATTGACTTTATTGTTTTGTCTGAAAATTGGAATAAATATGCCGGCGCTGGTCTTACGAACACTTGGATTACTCTTTAACACAAAACGTAAAAGCAATGTCGTGAATAAAGCCACACTCGATTTTGAGATTGTGACGTGAAatatttgtttctattttatGATGATCCGTATTGCTCACTGGCAGCGCTTTCATCTGTGAATTGAAACTAGACGATGTTGATGTTGAAATTCCAAAAGAAATGGTGGCTCAATGGTTAAGGCTGTGGGCTGCTGATCGAAAGAGTGAAACCTTTAACCTTAACTGCTCATTCTATCTTGTCTCAGATGTCCAGTAAGTCGCTCTGTATGAAGACATCGGGCAGAATGTAGCAATTGCAATtagcaaaatgttaaaaatgtaataaatttacATCAAATAAATTTACAGTAACTTCAGGAATGTTGATACATGCGGtaactaaatgttttttgtttttttaatagtaaacCTATGAAATAATCTTTCATGTGagataaaatcatttaaaggtaaagaaaaaaaactatgtaCAGATACAGTTACCATTTTGTTAATCTCTTCATGTGTTTCATTCAATATTCTGTgcctggagctgtgtgtgtgtgtgtgtgtgtgtgtgtgtgtgtgtgtgtgtgtgtgtgtgtgtgtgtgtgtgtgtgtgtgaaagagaaatagCATgcagtgttggtgtgtgagtccgtaagtctgtgtgtgtgcaagcatgtgtgagtgtgtgtagtttaacaactgtctcaaaacagctttgcagaagtatggaaacagaagagagagaaaaaagaaagaaatatagaagaagaataaataagGATTTTACCTAAATGGAACGATGACGCCCGATTTGCAGATTTAATATCAGACAAATAatgaatatctctctctctctctctctctctctctctctctctctctctctctctctctctctctctctctctctctcctttgtgATAAAGGTTAAAAGTTGAACCTGTACAATATTTGGTGCAGCAGCTGCTCTCTGACTGATCACCACACGGTGGCAGCACCAGCGAAGGTATTTTTGCACATTCCAGGAACATGTCTATGCATTTTATGGCATTTATTTATCAGTAGCGTTTATACCACATAAGAAAGCCTGGAGCGGACATTCTGGACGGGGTGGTTTTATGGCATAAAATAATTCCATCGAATACATTTATTGGCTGGAAAACTGTGTGCCAGCAGTTTACCGAAGCTTGTgtctaaaaatataaatctgatcTGAGTGAGTTATAGAGCATGAATGATCTCTAAAGGCCCATaacccaccccaacacacacactcacacacacagccttttcAATTTTCAATTCCATTTGACTCTGACTCAGATTCCAATGGTTGCAGAATTGACTCCCTCCCTGGAGCCGATTCAAAGAATCGATTCTGGCCCATTTCTGCAATAACTAGTCCTGATGTTAGAGTGAATTATAATTAGTGATTTAAACATCACTGTGTCAAACACCAAATTAATCAACAATGAAACTTAATGTCCATTTAAAGATCTAAGATGCGTCATTTCCAGACATTCAGCACTGACTCCAAGTTTTAAGTGGAATCCATTTCACTCGCGTAGAATCGACTCACGGTTTCCTTCCGAAGGTTGATTCATGTTTGGAATCGGGAGACTCGACGCTTTACGGAATCGACTCCTAGTCCTACCCCTTGTTCGGTCAGGTGACGCTGTGTGCCGTCTCGCTGTTACA
This genomic window from Tachysurus fulvidraco isolate hzauxx_2018 chromosome 18, HZAU_PFXX_2.0, whole genome shotgun sequence contains:
- the cyyr1 gene encoding cysteine and tyrosine-rich protein 1; the protein is MLVFILCLSTLVGNSEAQCFGCSYCCEGNPPYCCSYLDYVGGTTISGMVFGILFLVIIVGIIFICLCMCLKGTSEARLGTFNALYINRVTRSCSVEPPPYNHDSGMPPSDIQPPPYTPSPSRTANRSPPPPYPTTTITSNQKLQK